A stretch of DNA from Candidatus Brocadia sp.:
GACAAACTTGTTTGTCCGTGCCTAACCTGCACCGATGAGGAAGTCAAACATGTATTCTATCGACAAATATTCTTTCAAGGAATTCAAGATTGCGCCGGGACATCGGGCAAATTATGCCATCCTCTGCAACCCTGAATTCAAAGAGAACCAGTGGGGCATGAAATACTCCCCTGCCAATAATTATACCAGAGAATACAAGATACTTCCCCTCTTTTCACACCCCCAGATCCCCCTCCGGTATGCAGAAGGAAATGCCGTCATGTACAAGGATGAAAAATCCGTGCTTGTTCAAAATTATCTTATTATGACACACTTCGAGGGAGAAGATGTCGTTGAATATTACAAGAAAAGAGGTTTGCCGGATCAACACGAAATTGAACACACAATTCACTATTTTTCCAGCGCCACATTACCATTGCAACACATGCATTCCAAAGGATACATTCATTCAGATATCAAACCCGGCCACCTCATTTTAAACCCCACCACGGGTGCAATGGCACTGATAGACCTCGAATGCACAATTAAAACCGGAGAAATTATCTGCGGTATGAGCAAGGAATATGCCTCACCAGAACAAAAACAGATGATTCGATTATTACGCAACGGAGAGGACGAAAAGTCCGTACTAAAAAAAGTCCGGATGAACGCCGTCTCTGACCTCTATTCCGTCGGCTTGATCTTGTATCAGGTAACGACGGGGAAACTATGGCAAGAGGCAAATATCATCCCACAAGAAATCAATAATGCCATCCCGGATAAATTGAACAGGGTCATCCTGGGACTCCTTGAGGAAAACCCCAGTAATCGCATCCAGTCCGCTGAAGCATTAAAGGCGGAACTGGAGGAAGTGTAGTTATTATAAAACAGTCAAGAAACCTTAAGACCGAAGGAATACATAGGAATAACCCTCTTTTGTGACGATTCTCCCCTCAATTATAATTTTACAGTGACGTTAGTTTTATATCGGTGTTAAGTAAAACTTTTTATACTCTCATACTATAATATTACTATATGGAAACATGGCAAATTCCTCTTATCTTTACCGTTGGCGTCATAGCCGGCTTTATCAATACCCTTGCAGGTGGTGGTTCGCTCCTTTCTCTGCCAATACTTATTTTTCTTGGTCTGCCAACGGCTGTGGCTAATGGAACCAACCGTTTGGCCATTACAGTTCAAAGCATATTTGCAGTCACTGGTTTTAAAAGGAAGGGTGTTTCGAATTTTAAATTAAGTCTTCTCTTGTCAGTACCTACACTTGTGGGAGCCATTGTTGGCGCTCAGACCGCTGTACATGTATCCGATCTTTTGTTTAAAAGAATACTGGCCATTATAATGTTATTCGTTCTTGGAATTATCTTGTGGAATCCGATCCGAAGGCGTTATGGCACCATCCAGTATAATGGAGGTGTGATCAATGCAAGCAGGAACCGTCGCATAGTGCTGATGATTACTTTCTTTTTTATTGGGATCTACGGTGGGTTTATTCAGGCAGGCATTGGCTTCATGATCATCGCAGTCCTAACCATGATGTGTGGTTTAAACCTTGTGGAGACCAATAGCCACAAGGTGTTTATCGTCGGTATCAATGCATTCTTCGCGTTGCTTGTGTTTGTGTTTCATAATAAAATACATTGGCCGATTGGTCTGGCTTTAGCTGCCGGTAACGGCCTCGGTGGCTGGATCGGCAGCCATCTGTCAGTTACCAGGGGTGAACGGTTTATCAGGCTCATGCTTACTATTTGTGTCATCGCAATGGCAGCAAGGCTTTTGGTCTAGATAGAAAGCAGAAGCAAAAAAATAACAAACAAAACCCGAAAGGATTTATTATTTATGCCACGGTCTGGTATTTCACACGACAACATGACTCTTCATGCCTCCACTATAGGTATTGGTACTTATCTGGGCAAAATAGATGATAAGACGGATGCACTATACCTTGACGCAATTATCGAAGCGGTTGAACAAGGGTGTAATGTCATCGACACCGCGATAAATTACAGGGAAATGAAGAGCGAACGGGTTGTCGGCCGGGCTGTGCGAAGGCTGATGGAAAAACATCCGGAAATTCGAGAAAAACTTATTGTAGCAACCAAAGGCGGCTTTATTCCGTGGGACATTGAATCCGGGGAAAAACCTTCGGAAGTTTTTCAGAATCGCTTCTTAAAGAAAGGTATTCTCAATGAGAAAGACATTGTTGAGGGATGCCATTCTCTAAAGCCTGAATTTATTCGTGAATGTGTTTTGATGAGTCTGGAAAATCTGGGACTGGAATACATCGACATATATTATATCCATAATCCTGAAATACAACTCTCGGAATTGTCAGCCAACGAATTTTATCAGCGGCTTTCTAGGGCATTCGGGGTTTTGGAGGGGTTTGTACGGGATGGACGTATCCGCATGTATGGCACAGCGACCTGGGATGGGTACCGTTTAGATGCTTATGACCCGAACAGACTCTCTCTCCATCGCGTGATTCAGGCGGCTGAAGCAGTCACGGGAGGGTTACAGCATCACTTCCGGATTATTCAACTACCCATAAATATTTATATGCCGGAGGCTGCAATACTGGAGAATCAGGAACTTCACGGCAAATGGGTTACCCTCCTTGACGTTGCCAAAGAGATGGGGCTTTTTGTCATGTCCAGTGCAACCCTATTACAAACACAAGCGCTGAAGAACAGCAAGCTATTCTCATTTCTGGCGCTCGATAATCTTGGCAATAGTACGGCTCGTCGTGCAATCCAGCTTGTTCGTTCATTGCGTGGCGTAACAACCTCACTGGTAGGTATGAAGACCGTTAAACATGTACAGGAAAATCTTCAGTTGCTGAAAGTACCAAAATTAGATCCGGACGAAGCCAAGCGAAT
This window harbors:
- a CDS encoding sulfite exporter TauE/SafE family protein — translated: METWQIPLIFTVGVIAGFINTLAGGGSLLSLPILIFLGLPTAVANGTNRLAITVQSIFAVTGFKRKGVSNFKLSLLLSVPTLVGAIVGAQTAVHVSDLLFKRILAIIMLFVLGIILWNPIRRRYGTIQYNGGVINASRNRRIVLMITFFFIGIYGGFIQAGIGFMIIAVLTMMCGLNLVETNSHKVFIVGINAFFALLVFVFHNKIHWPIGLALAAGNGLGGWIGSHLSVTRGERFIRLMLTICVIAMAARLLV
- a CDS encoding aldo/keto reductase; its protein translation is MPRSGISHDNMTLHASTIGIGTYLGKIDDKTDALYLDAIIEAVEQGCNVIDTAINYREMKSERVVGRAVRRLMEKHPEIREKLIVATKGGFIPWDIESGEKPSEVFQNRFLKKGILNEKDIVEGCHSLKPEFIRECVLMSLENLGLEYIDIYYIHNPEIQLSELSANEFYQRLSRAFGVLEGFVRDGRIRMYGTATWDGYRLDAYDPNRLSLHRVIQAAEAVTGGLQHHFRIIQLPINIYMPEAAILENQELHGKWVTLLDVAKEMGLFVMSSATLLQTQALKNSKLFSFLALDNLGNSTARRAIQLVRSLRGVTTSLVGMKTVKHVQENLQLLKVPKLDPDEAKRIIGELL